The Lysobacter enzymogenes DNA segment TCTCCGCGCGCTACTTCCAGATCGCGCTGACCGAGGTCAAGCCCTCGTTCCACCTGGGCCGGCTGGATTCGCAGCGCATCGACGAGAAGTCGGTGTTCTATCTCGGCGTGGCCGCGGACATCCCCGGCCCCGAACTGATCCAGACCGTGCCGGTGCGGTTCAAGGTCGGCGCGCCGGACGACGTCGAGAAGTGCGTGCTGTCGGCGCTGCCCGGAGTCAAGCTCACCCATGCCGGGCAGGTGCCGGCGGCGATCCCGGTGCGTCCGGGCAGCTACTACTTCGCGGTGGAACCGCGCGGCCCGCTGTACGAGCGCATGATCAAATCGCAATCGCTGATGATCTACGTGCCCGCCGGCGTGCGCGATCTCAAACTCGAACTCATCGCCCTGATGCCATGAACTATCCCCAGCCCCCGATTCCCCAAGGCATGCCGTCGCTGGGCCCGAGCCAGTCCGCGCCGGCGCCCGCCAGCGCGCCCGCGCGCAGCCTGCTCGACCTGATGTCCGACGGCTTCTACCTGCTGATGCTGCTCAAGCGCGGCCAGCTGCCGAGCGCGGAAGCGCCGTTCGTGGAATCGATCAAGCGCTTCCTCGACGGCACCGAGCGCGGCGCGGTCAAGCTCGGCATCGGCACGGAAGACGTCTACGCAGCCAAGTACGCGTTCTGCGCCGCGCTCGACGAAGCGATCCTGTCGCAACCCTCGGACCTGCGCGAGGAATGGGAACGCAATCCGCTGCAGCTGCGTCTGTTCGGCGAACATCTCGCCGGCGAACACTTCTTCGACCGGCTCGAACAGCTGCGCGCGCAAGGCGCGCCGCGGCTGCCGTCGCTGGAGGTCTACTACTACTGCCTGCTGCTCGGCTTCGAAGGCAAGTACCGCCTGGAAGGTCCGGAGAAGCTCGGCTACCTGACCGCGCGCCTGGGCGACGAGATCGCCTACCTCAAGGGCAAGCGCGCGCCGTTCGCGCCGCATTGGGCGCCGCCGGACCGGATCCAGCACGCCTTGCGCCGGGTCACGCCGATCTGGGCGCCGGTCGCGGTCGTCGGCATCGGCGCGGTGCTCGCCTTCCTCGCCTTCAGCACGCTCGCCGCACGCGATACAAACCGGCAACTGGCCCAGTACAACGACGTGGTGCAGATGCCGGCCGATACAGCGCAGTTGACGATCACCCTGCCCTGACGTCCAACCCCCAGGTGCTACGGATATGGATATCCCCACGCTCGAACCGATCCGCACGCGGGGCTCGCGCCCGCGGCGTGCGCACGCGCCGGCGGCGATCGCCGCCACGCCCATCGTCGCGCCCGATCGCCGCCTGAGCGGCGGCCGCGACGCCATCGCGGGAGCCGCCCGCCATGACTGATCCCTACAGCCCCTTCGCCCTCGGCGGCACCGCCGCCGCGGCCGCGGCGCCTGAACTGGCGCGGTTCGCCGAGACCTCGGCGCTGGCCGACGAGCTGATTTCGATGGCGCGCTCCGGCGGCGACACCACCGCGCTGTCGGACG contains these protein-coding regions:
- the icmH gene encoding type IVB secretion system protein IcmH/DotU, which translates into the protein MNYPQPPIPQGMPSLGPSQSAPAPASAPARSLLDLMSDGFYLLMLLKRGQLPSAEAPFVESIKRFLDGTERGAVKLGIGTEDVYAAKYAFCAALDEAILSQPSDLREEWERNPLQLRLFGEHLAGEHFFDRLEQLRAQGAPRLPSLEVYYYCLLLGFEGKYRLEGPEKLGYLTARLGDEIAYLKGKRAPFAPHWAPPDRIQHALRRVTPIWAPVAVVGIGAVLAFLAFSTLAARDTNRQLAQYNDVVQMPADTAQLTITLP